From Rhopalosiphum padi isolate XX-2018 chromosome 2, ASM2088224v1, whole genome shotgun sequence:
CACCAGCTACAAACACGATGGGCGAAAGCGAACACCAAAGGCCACCACCGGAAATCGGGATCAGAGACGACCATTCCATTTGACGAATTATTACACCTATAGCCATCGCCACTGATAATACTGAAaacgtatacttattataacgcgatttacaaaaatatctgCATATGGGGGCGCaggtttgtattttttaaatatattttaacgtacCAGTAAAAGCGCGAAGTTTCGTTGAtgattccattttttttttagtataactgCTTTGTATACaatacagaataataaatagtaaatacaaccTTTACAAAAACTCTGAATGAATAGGTAGCACAAAATCAAgtctgtttattttaataataattgttatagtaaACATTTATCCATGGTGATTagcttataacaatataataaaacgccgATTACAAtgacgttataaaaataatcatatagtattttcgtttgattattattaaaatattattatttagtattatatcatCATGGTTCATAGTTATATGAATTATAGAAGAAGCGATTTTCGAGGATGAAAAATACAatgacaaaaaattatatttatcgagACTAGAATAATCGAAATAGTCGAATAAAAGCTTTGACTTATTTACAAAGAAATCCGTTCACTGAAATATATCCCGTAGGTCCGACTggctgtaaattatttataattagtcaATATTCAATGTACACGTACTTTAAAAGATGGCTCATTTAACCATCATGAAAATGCTGTTGTACGTTGTGTCGCTTGTAAGGTCGTCTTGAAAAAGCTTTAGTGAAAAGGCAGTCATGCCTTAATCTTGAAGCTTTTTAAagaaattcttaatttttaatagttaaattttctgtaactaaactattaataaaatattaaaattatttacaaatgattAATGCATACACaccagaattaaaaaaaaagtcttaaTAAACAtgacaatttatattactttatataaaattcaTCTCATTCCAACGCacattacaatatacaattattacaattaaatatgttttcatacaataaatttacgatattcttataaataaataagtttacatAACTGCAtaaagtattcaaataaataactgCAAAGAAATGAATATGTTTTGATTATGTaacacaattaatacattttaaaagccATGATAGTGGGAACATGCCCTGCAATTTATAGAATTGTGAATTCAGccgatatataaaataaaataaaatatacatttcacaataaaaaatttttcataaaattataaaaaaaaatacatagatttactAGGTAAACTAATCATACATTatcataatgataatttatattacgaaCAAACATATTAACATTAACTAACTAGTAACTAGTAATGCTTTGATATCCATTAATTCAAATTGTAAAATCAGCATAAAAAAGGTGGGatagtgggtatcgctctgcagctctgctgtatagtagagatggagagtaagTCCCTattttgaatgcaatgatatGTATcactgtatacgaaaaacgattctgaacggagatgatttgtcagtctaggataattaataggatatatattatattattacatatatttaaattgtaatatatcgttattttacttgatttcgtaaaaaaataaatttcatactctcataaaatttttttctatattgacgctggaaatTTGTTTTACAGTTACTTAAAGAAAACTTTAGATAaacttgtattgggttttttaacctaatcacaaaaatgttaagatttttcaacttcaaaattccttgcaattttcgcaattttgatatatttcgtaaacatttgaatcttaaatgcttataaacaaaaattgtgactaacgattattgatttttttttactacaataagcacaatttataataaataaaattgaattaaattttaaagattttttagatagccaatatttttttatagtcattccaaaaataaaaatttagacaaatcgaaaatttcaattgtctataaatagcttaaaaaggtcaaaatattttgaaaatttaatcataaatagataacgctaatttaaacatttggtaaaaatttcaagtttttacaatgattcgtttttgagttaaagcaaattcgattttgtcgaaaactgattacgcgtaaaaattcccattttttctctgtttttacatttttgtaaaaatttaaatatttcattattatttttaaattatttaatattttttcaaataggtttattttatgattaagtactacaaaaatatacctaagtataatagtataatagtcaCTTTATATGTACAAATGATTACTATAGTAACAGAAACAGTCACCATAGCATTTATTTGCTACACAGCCACAACACAAATTATTAGTCAGTCACAACATTATTGTGTGTTGTGTAATTTTTagtttacctatttaaaataaccaACTTACTATAACacattacacaatttattattatatgaataaaatttaaaaatattacatattttttttattattattatttgtattcgttatttatagttattataagcattttatcagcgtttaaaaaattctttaaaatatgtagtcttatgttaataaatgattaaaaataattatgtcgtGTTTGAATACTGTAGTATATTTATGCAAAGAAGTATTTGATGAAAACAGTCAACCAACACAAATCGGTAATgtgtatgataattatatactatttaaaatacagaTATTATTGGTACATAAAGAATATCTTGTGGTAATTTACTAATTAGCGAAAAGTGAAATCTACTGTTCTTCTTATAAAGttgagtatttaataaaaatgtttatactttgtaaagtgtactaaaaattataggctataaatattataaaacatttcaaatttgACATTGTGTAATTCTTTTTCAAAATTCCCGTTCTCGCCAATCGGCCATTTCTCTAGTTTGTGAatcacaatttacaatttatatgtatttatttatttattattatttattgaatgttGTAAAGTTGTTGACATTTTGTCTTATAAGTTAcagctataatttttaaaatcctttttgttattttcggtataaaacatagatattaatatgtaatatttatatctttattattgaAGATTTAAAGCTACACGTAggtttagttaaaattttaaaagttacgtTTGGAGTAAAGTAACTCGCTCATCTAAAATAAGTATCTAtcttaaatcttatatttttatccatttaaatttattgagtcATTGGTATTCCCTTAATcccttaatttttatattttaaaaatgaaaaatgaatagttttaatttcattaaacggTCGATTTAACTATGTGGTTtctgacatattatattaatatatgttatattttattcgaaaaaaatgtatagtaattaatttttttattttttatagagatTGAAGAACAAGCATCACGATTAGGAATAGACATAGTGAAAGAGATACATCTTTTAAGTATTGCTAAACAATGTTTACTTGAACCATTGCCTCACGATTGGTTTCCttggtattttttcaaaaataatatatatatttaaattgtcattagcatattcaaaataaaattaataattattaatattattattaagatttatttaggtttattatgtaattatttcatagttatatcaaaaaagaaaataagtatttttactataataaacaaAGTAAAATATCTCAATGGGAACATCCTTTAGATGAATATTACAGACAGATAGTCGAAAAAACACGTTCAGAAGATTGTTCAacaggtaaataaaaataaaatatctgataTTCATtctgtacattataattaattattatttatacctgtgtaaatgtaggtattacctattattaattagtattacagttacaatttaaatattataatactttataggaCAAGACATATCATTAAACGTAATTCTAGACGAAGAAAATTTACTCGACAATACTATGTACCATCATACGAAAAATGTAAGTCTTAAAATTCCTTTGGAGAAATTTCAAATCACTCAAATGTATGATACGTCTGATAAAGAACTTATATAGACCCTTAATATAATAGCTCTCTCTCTCTTCCtctcataattcatataataaatgaGTGTAAACAGGAAACTTCCACTTTTTGAATCAAATATTCGcattatattttcacatttactaatttattgtatttattatttttatatattattatagatgtgtgagatattgtaattttaaaattaatcttaaattaattttaattattatagttgttattttgataaaatttgtatttatcttcagattttaatttttaagtttgaaataaaataaattactataaactgAAGTTTAATGTAtgccaattattaaaaaaaaatcgactcttgttattaaattgtaactaaaaataaatttggttaGTACCGATATATAATAGtgacttgacatttttattaattattttaaaattttacaaaaattaataatcactaTTTTTGGAttctttattaatacatattatcataattattaataaaggtttgaatttttttttaattttttaatttatgactaattaaattgtttatcttTTGTTATTTCTAAGAgtaactatgaaaaaaaaacggttGCTGAAAAACGAACCGTACGCTTTAAAACTCCTATAGAAGAATCTTTAGATCTAGATGAATCCGAAGACAATATGAAGTTTTTAGGACCAATAAAGtaagttaaaaactaattatgttttaatattttttttaaatggataataatattaatataattattataccaggTTAAACACACCGTTCACAAATACATCATCTACTTTACACAATTTACCCCAATTTTCAACAACTAATACTTATGATATAAGAAATACAGGTAAGATTTTAGATGaaatgtacataattaaaaaaagtaattagttAGTTTCCTAATCTGTTACTAtaagaaaatacattataaccataaatatttatattttattttcaacatattgttattagtttgttattaatatatgttaccattattattattctaatttttgtgacaactaataacaacaaaatatattttattctcattaattatcatataaaaacgtaaattaataaacaacaataatttcatatgttccacatttcaaaaatataaaacatttaaaattcgaTTTCTCAATCATTTATCATTAATGAGGATGTTGGTCAAACTAAActactttaattaaaattcatgaaaaactacaaaaaaaggaaataactattattataaattgtaataaaatgtataattaccaAAAATGTTACGATACATACAACGCATGTATGaaactattaactaataaatatgagtttttttttaatctttaatattacgagtattaaagataaatattattattatgttagtggataaatggttaaaaatgaaaaatgtttcacTAAGCTGTTGAATTATCGTAGATACTGCATcatgtctaaaaaaaatgtaattataaacttaataggGTTTTTTCGAAATCTTAGTGACATTCCTATCACAAACCTTTATTTGTAAAACGTAATAAATAGGTTCTTAATTATAAGGTTTTGGACGCTAATGATTTTTCTAGCTAGTCGAAGTGTACTTtccaaatacaatatattaccaAGCAAAGACGAACTGTCCAAAAAGTCTGAAttagttgaaaatattaaaaaaacaatttatgaagACCCAACTACGAATTTGGACTATACTACAGGAAaagaaaatttaagaaaaattgatATAACCTTGACGGAATCTTCTGATCGGTCAGAAAGTACTTCATCTGAAATTCAAACAGACAATTTGAACAGCGACTATGAaggtaatatatttctatactaaAATTTCCATtacttaatataggtactatttatatttataatacttataaaaaaatacattagtaaaatgtaatacataattataaatgttataagatTAGAACATTAGTGTAACTAAGCGTATTTAAGCAAAGAATAGGTACTACTATAGTCTAAAATAGTCATAGCTgcctgtttattttttagttaaaaatatatatttattattaaacattatttacatatttttttttatcctaatatatttaatataggtgtcacgtgaatttattttattatatttttattatttaaaatagatcaaaaggaaaaagataatattataacatcagtTCAATTGAATAAACGCCATGAAAAGATCGATACTGTCGATGATGATATGAAATCTGCGATCGATAATTTCAATGAATTTCAATCCGTAGGAACtgcaaaatcatataatattaaaaaagatgaTTTGGTCAGTGATAGTGGAAATTCTACAGCAAAAgattctaaaataatacaatcatcAATAGCTTCTAATAGTCTGTCTGCAACTAAAAGTAAAATGACAGAGATAACCCAAAGATTTTCACTTAACCAATTTTCGAacgaaacaaaattatttaagagaAACCCAAGTGATGAAGGCATTTTTGATGTAAAGTCTAATTGTATAAAATCCAAGATTGAATCAGAAAATAATTTGGAACATGAAAAATCAACAATATTAGATGAtgcacatattaaaattaaaatagaaaaacattgcgatttattaaaaaacgaatTAGAAAATACTATTAGAATAAACCAAGATATATTAaggtaataaataactattaaatattaatattatattaccgttatattatctatttaagtttaattttaatgagtaaTTACATTAATTGTGCTTTAGGGAAGAATTGATTAAAAAGATTGATGAcgttattcaaaaacaaaatgataattttgaaaaacacaTTGAAGCACGACACAATGAACTTATTTCAAAAAAcgaattacaattaaaaaatatgtgagtatctaaacatttatttttgaaaaatgtacctTCTTTAAATGGTATTTGCAGTATTatctgttttattatattttagatactaagtgtaaaaaaaagtaaaattaagacATTTCTAATAAATTGTCATAACAATCATGAAAACTAACATGTTTTATGCGGGAAAAACACCAAATGGGAATATTTATGCAACATcatagtttttgacaaaatcccgaattgttttatacataaatatttttttgtaattcagaATGGGATAACTTTAGAGACGAAAttttcttcaaatatttataatagcaaatttttagtaaaaaaatgttttgtactaatttttatatttttatctagacAAGAAAGTACTGGAAAGTCCTTAATTGAAGAATGTGACAAGaaatatacagaaaatattacaaatactgAACAAATGTAtgcagataatttaaaaaaatttaaaaaagatttaGAGGACTATACAGAtttattcaaacataaaatacagtCAGACCTTGATATAATATCtaacgaattaaaaaaagattttgctAAAAATACCGAAATAATAACCGATGGCTGGAACCAAACATTAGGATCGAACAAAAACGACGAGTTGGCAAAagcaaaacataattttgaacagagtacagaaaatataaaacgtGAAATGGAAGTTGAAATGCAGCAGTTTCGCGTAGAATTCCATGAAAAACTCAAAATTATATCCgaagataaattaaatagcaTTTCTGAGCAATTGGATATAGCTTTGCGAGAGGAAATTGATTTAGTTAAAAAACGTGTTAACGAAAGTTCTaaacatgatataaataataaaactacgaATCATATACCACAATCAAAGTTATGCAATGATTGTCCAGAATtgaatttaaagtaattaacattaagcaaaatattttaaacttatattaatagGGATGGTTCAAACTTGAATTTTCATGAACTCGAACTTAATGTCTTATCAAACTTGAACCttacacaaacattttaattattaaaaaattaaccatacaaaattgtaatatattatagcagtgtttcccaactggtGTTCCGCGGAACTTAAGGGATCCGTCAGCCGGTGCCAAGGGTTCCGTGAGAAAtttgggaaaatataaattaattaataatatttttgatttgaattatgattctAACATAGAATAGCTCCAAAAATGATATGGGGGTTCCACAAAACGTTCAACTCCTGCAAAAATTCCGCGAGTAAAAGAAGTTAGGAAAcactgtattatagtattaaaataaactttgatttttaattttaaaaatataaactaatctaCTATTACGAGTATACTTAAACATTTCAAACTTAAATACGctcgataattttaaattatttgagatGTTTGAATGAGTAGGAACTTTAATCACCATTTTTCTCaaacttaaattttcaaatttcttatGATTCAAGTGTTCAAGAACCCATCCTTAATTCTAAGTTGGTTatctctatatttattatttaattgtaggtGTCAAAATACAGACACGCATAGAATTAATTATAGCgacataagaaaaaaaattcaacactGTTCGAGTGAATTAAACGATATTCTAAAATTGGTTAATGAAATATCATCAACAAATGAAGGaggtaaactattaaataaaaattgatttattaaagtattacagtacacttattaaaaattaagttcacAAATACacgttatgaataatatataatataaagtaaaatatttccatgTTCTTaggatagaaaaatattatttagtaaaggaatattttatctttagagGCTTCACTCTTAACACTCATGCCTATActtagcaatataatatttaaaaaatattaatagtaagttaataataattataaattttgattaactAAATAATGCTTACTCCATTTTTACCTCCAATCGtggatttattcaaattctgattttttgaatttttaactttatataaaaaccatatttttagcATAGAATTGTTGTATACCatgtaataaacattaattccgatattatttcaattttatattttatagacccatttttaaggattattgtcatttattcTTAGTTAgatcacattttattaaattaaaatccaattgcctaatatttatttatttaaatttataaaaaaaaaaaatgtctcgtTTGAATAAAATTGGGAAAATGGGGATGAATATgcttaatgatataatataaataatataatatatatttgtaagcaCTTTTCAGGAGTCAGGAACTcaggaatataaataaataaaaaattgcctttataaatttaattggtacgatcactattttaaattttattttatagaacataatacaaatatatgtccTGATAAATGTTCAGTTTCATGTCAAACTGGAAATATAACTAATCCATGTCAAAAAACAAGTCTAAGGGAATACATTTATCCTGCCGAGTCGTCAAGTACGCAGTCAATATCTAATAACCCATAtggtttgtattttataacgtttttagttTTGTAGATTATACCTTGTTAACTACctcaaaaatgtaaaagtatctaataattattattattgtcaaaacaATAGTGTCTATGCAAGATGTTAACACAAAATACGCTAATTATTTGAGTCAAGCAAAGATGTCCGAAGATCTATATTCTAACTACTTAACATCATATTCT
This genomic window contains:
- the LOC132922875 gene encoding protein PFC0760c isoform X2, whose product is MSCLNTVVYLCKEVFDENSQPTQIEIEEQASRLGIDIVKEIHLLSIAKQCLLEPLPHDWFPCYIKKENKYFYYNKQSKISQWEHPLDEYYRQIVEKTRSEDCSTGQDISLNVILDEENLLDNTMYHHTKNSNYEKKTVAEKRTVRFKTPIEESLDLDESEDNMKFLGPIKLNTPFTNTSSTLHNLPQFSTTNTYDIRNTASRSVLSKYNILPSKDELSKKSELVENIKKTIYEDPTTNLDYTTGKENLRKIDITLTESSDRSESTSSEIQTDNLNSDYEDQKEKDNIITSVQLNKRHEKIDTVDDDMKSAIDNFNEFQSVGTAKSYNIKKDDLVSDSGNSTAKDSKIIQSSIASNSLSATKSKMTEITQRFSLNQFSNETKLFKRNPSDEGIFDVKSNCIKSKIESENNLEHEKSTILDDAHIKIKIEKHCDLLKNELENTIRINQDILREELIKKIDDVIQKQNDNFEKHIEARHNELISKNELQLKNIQESTGKSLIEECDKKYTENITNTEQMYADNLKKFKKDLEDYTDLFKHKIQSDLDIISNELKKDFAKNTEIITDGWNQTLGSNKNDELAKAKHNFEQSTENIKREMEVEMQQFRVEFHEKLKIISEDKLNSISEQLDIALREEIDLVKKRVNESSKHDINNKTTNHIPQSKLCNDCPELNLKCQNTDTHRINYSDIRKKIQHCSSELNDILKLVNEISSTNEGEHNTNICPDKCSVSCQTGNITNPCQKTSLREYIYPAESSSTQSISNNPYVSMQDVNTKYANYLSQAKMSEDLYSNYLTSYSQQLNYSPLHILSQQELKVKAAEQNICRLIETFNNFKHDNINHIPNNTNSYVFTHQISFITHLYFV
- the LOC132922875 gene encoding protein PFC0760c isoform X1, coding for MSCLNTVVYLCKEVFDENSQPTQIEIEEQASRLGIDIVKEIHLLSIAKQCLLEPLPHDWFPCYIKKENKYFYYNKQSKISQWEHPLDEYYRQIVEKTRSEDCSTGQDISLNVILDEENLLDNTMYHHTKNSNYEKKTVAEKRTVRFKTPIEESLDLDESEDNMKFLGPIKLNTPFTNTSSTLHNLPQFSTTNTYDIRNTASRSVLSKYNILPSKDELSKKSELVENIKKTIYEDPTTNLDYTTGKENLRKIDITLTESSDRSESTSSEIQTDNLNSDYEDQKEKDNIITSVQLNKRHEKIDTVDDDMKSAIDNFNEFQSVGTAKSYNIKKDDLVSDSGNSTAKDSKIIQSSIASNSLSATKSKMTEITQRFSLNQFSNETKLFKRNPSDEGIFDVKSNCIKSKIESENNLEHEKSTILDDAHIKIKIEKHCDLLKNELENTIRINQDILREELIKKIDDVIQKQNDNFEKHIEARHNELISKNELQLKNIQESTGKSLIEECDKKYTENITNTEQMYADNLKKFKKDLEDYTDLFKHKIQSDLDIISNELKKDFAKNTEIITDGWNQTLGSNKNDELAKAKHNFEQSTENIKREMEVEMQQFRVEFHEKLKIISEDKLNSISEQLDIALREEIDLVKKRVNESSKHDINNKTTNHIPQSKLCNDCPELNLKCQNTDTHRINYSDIRKKIQHCSSELNDILKLVNEISSTNEGEHNTNICPDKCSVSCQTGNITNPCQKTSLREYIYPAESSSTQSISNNPYVSMQDVNTKYANYLSQAKMSEDLYSNYLTSYSQQLNYSPLHILSQQELKVKAAEQNICRLIETFNNFKHDNINHIPNNTNISDEYKFTNIYQALTPKQIAFNRTKHLREWLYNTDLKNKNN
- the LOC132922875 gene encoding protein PFC0760c isoform X3 encodes the protein MYHHTKNSNYEKKTVAEKRTVRFKTPIEESLDLDESEDNMKFLGPIKLNTPFTNTSSTLHNLPQFSTTNTYDIRNTASRSVLSKYNILPSKDELSKKSELVENIKKTIYEDPTTNLDYTTGKENLRKIDITLTESSDRSESTSSEIQTDNLNSDYEDQKEKDNIITSVQLNKRHEKIDTVDDDMKSAIDNFNEFQSVGTAKSYNIKKDDLVSDSGNSTAKDSKIIQSSIASNSLSATKSKMTEITQRFSLNQFSNETKLFKRNPSDEGIFDVKSNCIKSKIESENNLEHEKSTILDDAHIKIKIEKHCDLLKNELENTIRINQDILREELIKKIDDVIQKQNDNFEKHIEARHNELISKNELQLKNIQESTGKSLIEECDKKYTENITNTEQMYADNLKKFKKDLEDYTDLFKHKIQSDLDIISNELKKDFAKNTEIITDGWNQTLGSNKNDELAKAKHNFEQSTENIKREMEVEMQQFRVEFHEKLKIISEDKLNSISEQLDIALREEIDLVKKRVNESSKHDINNKTTNHIPQSKLCNDCPELNLKCQNTDTHRINYSDIRKKIQHCSSELNDILKLVNEISSTNEGEHNTNICPDKCSVSCQTGNITNPCQKTSLREYIYPAESSSTQSISNNPYVSMQDVNTKYANYLSQAKMSEDLYSNYLTSYSQQLNYSPLHILSQQELKVKAAEQNICRLIETFNNFKHDNINHIPNNTNISDEYKFTNIYQALTPKQIAFNRTKHLREWLYNTDLKNKNN